Genomic window (Aquimarina sp. BL5):
ACGTTTTCGTGTTGATAAAATTTTAGCATCTGCGCAAGAATGAATATAAAAATCTACTAATTCATCATTTTTTTGTGAATGAATGAAGAAAATCCGCAAGTATTATTATTTACTCAACTATACGGTATAGATTTTATAAAACTCTCAAAAAAAAACATTATAACAACAAGGAATCTTTAGTAGCTCGTTTATATTCCTTCTGATCAATAATTACTTTATTGATAATCTCCCTCAAAACTTCAGACGCTCCACCTCCTGTGAGTTCATTTTTCTTTTAGGGTCTAAAACTTAAATTCTTTATTTTACACTATTCATAATTGTAAAAAGGTAATTCCAACTTCCCAAAGAAAGTAAATCAGAAACCCCGAGGCAGAGCCATCGGGGAATCATAAATAGTAAACTTGGGGAAGGGATTTCAGGGCAATTACTATAGCTACTTATTGTAAATAAGTTCAATTGACAGGGTCATTATACTCGAAAAACTATTATTTCAGCACTCTAATTCCGGAATAAATAGCTTCAAAATTATCAACTTCTCTAATTCTTCTATACACGTCTCTTCTTCTGGCATTCAAGTCACTCAAATACATCATTAAATCGCCTTCTTCGTTAATGAGTAGGAGTTCTTCTTCACCTCCTAAAAAACGTATCACAGCCGCAGCCCTTATTTTATTAAAACTATCGTTACCTTCCTCTTTTAGTAATACTGATAAATTTTGTGTTGCTACATTACTCATAGCTGTACTACTGGAAAAAAGGTTTTGCATAAACTCAGGTGACCCACCGGAAAAAACAATAGAAGTCATTCTATTACCATCAGCTAAATTGGAAGGTAATCCTGCGGCTGCAGAAATACCCTCTGCCGAAAAGGGAAACGGAGAACTATTAGTACTCAAAATAGTTTCGATACTTTCAGTATTGGAAGCATAAACTCCAATCGGATTTGCATTATTTATATCAAAATTATCATTCACAAAAAACCTATGTGATCTAACCCCTCCTTTATCTGTAAGCACCACCGTATTTTCAGGAAATCCTTTATCAGTTTCAGTATGCTTGAAACCAGCTCCAACATTATCCAAATTACTAACTCCTAGAGGTCCGTCGGGATCATTATGATCAAATATCCCTAATACTTCTCCTAGTCCTGCATTATAAATAGCATATCTATCACCTACATCATTATAGACACCTATTACTGCGCCATCTATATTAAAAGCAGCTCCTATACGGTCATCAGCACCGAAAATATCCACTAGATTTCGATAAGCTCTTAGCGGTAATTGTCCTTTTAACTCGCAAGTAGTTCTGCCAAATTCTGTTGCTAGGTTTACACCCACGATTTGATCAGGACGTTCTACACTTCTTACCACATAAGAAATAGGCAATGCAAAACGTAAGTCAGAAGTTTGACCTAATGCTGAAGCAATATCTCGAATATTCGTTTCACCAATCAATTCAAAAGCACCACTAGAAGGGCCTCCATATGCAATAACTTTTATTTTTAAGTCGCTTAAGCTTTCAACAGAGGAAACATCTAAGCTTGCTGAAGCATTAACGGCCAGGCCTGAAAAACTTGCATTGATACTTGCATCCATTTCCTGACGCGTAGAAGTCGATTCTATCAACATGTAAAAAACACGTCCAAAAGTTACAGAAGAAATAAATGTTGCCGGATTATCGGGCTGTACAAATGGTGCTAAATCTTCAGGAGTAACACTTTCGTCAAAAATTTGTCCGATATCTGTAGGCAAATCAAAACTCATCGTATACATACTTTGGTCTAATTTAACTAGTGTACGATTAAATTCTTTTTCTGTACTAAAACTAAAATTACTAGAAACATTTACTCTAAAGGCACGTACGTTAATACCTAACTCAACAGCCAGTTGTTCTTCAGACTCTACCTGTTCGATGTCTACTGTAAAATTTGCAGGTGCTTCTTCGCCAGAAGTACTGATAATTTGATTGATCGCATCTTGTATCGTACTACGTTTTACTTCATCTACCTCTGCAGAGGATTGCAAATTTCCGTTATTAATATTTATAGAAATAGTTCCTCCTGCACGTTCAACCACAATCGGAGAAGGTGTAGGTTCTGACAATGTACTTCCTTGTAACAAATTTCCAGGAAATATGACTTCAGCATTCGTATCGAATAAATTAAACTTTCCTGTACCATCTCTTAAATTAACAGTTTCGGTAACACAAATAAATCTAGAAGTAGTTCCATCTGCATTATCCGCATCTAAAGGTGCTTCTTCTACAGATACAATGTTTTCTATTCTTTCTTCATTAAAAGAAGGAATCTCATTTCCGATAGAAAACACATCATCATATGTTAAGGGTTCTCCTCCAACATTTGGGTCTTCGGGATTAACTGAATCATCATTACTACACCCCAAAGCGAGACATAATAAAATTAATACACTGAAATTGATAAAAGGTCTTGATAGCTTTTTCATAATACATTAATGAGTTTTAGATAAATGATTTATGGTGCAATACTACAAATGCAGTGAATGTTGAAAAAAAGAAATAAGATGAGGGCGAAAAAAAAGCGTTTAGAAGGAAAAAAAGCGGTTAAAAGGAATGCTTATTATTCCTTTAGATTTTGGGTTTATAGCACATATATATCAGGTATACAATACATAACGTGTTTACCTGATTTGATTTACATTTCGAAATAAAAAGTGATTATCAATCCTCTTTTTTGATCAAAAAAGCTCCACAACTTCATATAGACACAAAATAATATGAAGAAAAAAAGGTTTTTTGTTTGTCTTAAAACTATAGACAAACAAAAAACCTTTTAAAAATTCACAAGTCAGTAAGGTATCTTATTGATTATTCCTTAACAGCTGGCTTATATTCCTTCTTATCAATAACCATTTTGGCGAATTGAAAAAACAATTTTCACCAAAAAGCTATTTTTGATTATTCCTTAACAGCTGGCTTATATTCCTTCTTATCAATAACCATTTTGGCGATAATCTCTCTTAAGATTTCAGAAGTTCCTCCTCCTATTGGACCTAATCTACTATCTCTAAATAATCTAGCAAGTGGGTACTCTTCCATATAACCATAACCACCTAACAATTGAAGACATTTGTAAATTACCTCATCGGCTATTTTTGTAGAAAGTAATTTAGACATACTAGCCTCTTTTACTACATATTGCCCTTCATTCAATCTTTTAGCTACAGAATAATTAAATTCTTTACACATTTCTAATTCACTCGCCATATCTGCTACCGTGTGTCTGAGCGCCTGAAACTTATCTATAGTTCTTCCAAAAGCCTCGCGCTCACCCATATATTTAATAACATACTCTAAAGCAAATTCTGTTCTCGCGTGTGCATTAATACCCATTATCAACCTTTCTAAGGCGAAATGTTGCATGATATAAGAGAATCCTTTGTTCTCTTCACCCATTAAATTTTCCCAAGGTATTTTTACATTATCAAAAGCTATTTCTCCTGTATCAGAAGCTTTCCAACCTAATTTATCTAACTTCGTAGCAGAAATCCCTGGCGTATCTCGATCCATAATAAAGATACTGATCCCCTTATTACCAAGT
Coding sequences:
- a CDS encoding acyl-CoA dehydrogenase family protein is translated as MYFTEEHELFRESLKDFLQKEVVPHIEKWEKTGDIDRFIWEKFGEMGYFGISYPEEYGGLDLDLFYTVIFLEELQKINSGGFAAAMWAHVYLAMTHVNKEGDDRIKEKYLRSSITGEKIGCLCISEPFGGSDVAGMRTTAVKEGDSYVINGSKTFITNGVYSDYLVVAAKTTPELGNKGISIFIMDRDTPGISATKLDKLGWKASDTGEIAFDNVKIPWENLMGEENKGFSYIMQHFALERLIMGINAHARTEFALEYVIKYMGEREAFGRTIDKFQALRHTVADMASELEMCKEFNYSVAKRLNEGQYVVKEASMSKLLSTKIADEVIYKCLQLLGGYGYMEEYPLARLFRDSRLGPIGGGTSEILREIIAKMVIDKKEYKPAVKE
- a CDS encoding thiol-activated cytolysin family protein; this translates as MKKLSRPFINFSVLILLCLALGCSNDDSVNPEDPNVGGEPLTYDDVFSIGNEIPSFNEERIENIVSVEEAPLDADNADGTTSRFICVTETVNLRDGTGKFNLFDTNAEVIFPGNLLQGSTLSEPTPSPIVVERAGGTISININNGNLQSSAEVDEVKRSTIQDAINQIISTSGEEAPANFTVDIEQVESEEQLAVELGINVRAFRVNVSSNFSFSTEKEFNRTLVKLDQSMYTMSFDLPTDIGQIFDESVTPEDLAPFVQPDNPATFISSVTFGRVFYMLIESTSTRQEMDASINASFSGLAVNASASLDVSSVESLSDLKIKVIAYGGPSSGAFELIGETNIRDIASALGQTSDLRFALPISYVVRSVERPDQIVGVNLATEFGRTTCELKGQLPLRAYRNLVDIFGADDRIGAAFNIDGAVIGVYNDVGDRYAIYNAGLGEVLGIFDHNDPDGPLGVSNLDNVGAGFKHTETDKGFPENTVVLTDKGGVRSHRFFVNDNFDINNANPIGVYASNTESIETILSTNSSPFPFSAEGISAAAGLPSNLADGNRMTSIVFSGGSPEFMQNLFSSSTAMSNVATQNLSVLLKEEGNDSFNKIRAAAVIRFLGGEEELLLINEEGDLMMYLSDLNARRRDVYRRIREVDNFEAIYSGIRVLK